From one Aquicella siphonis genomic stretch:
- a CDS encoding SUF system Fe-S cluster assembly regulator → MLRIGKLTDYAMLIMSQMAKDPGTILSAAFLAETLHLTPPTVSKVLKMLSDACLVNSLRGAEGGYRLARPAAEISVADVIAAMEGELAMTECCESSGLCAIDSLCAMRENWRKINKMVHALLSRFTILDMTGPLFIKNITEYTSAGLSDGK, encoded by the coding sequence GAAAGTTAACTGACTATGCCATGCTCATCATGAGCCAGATGGCGAAAGACCCAGGCACTATATTAAGCGCCGCTTTTCTGGCGGAAACGCTGCATCTTACCCCGCCAACAGTGAGTAAAGTCTTGAAAATGCTGTCCGACGCCTGCCTCGTGAATTCCCTGCGCGGCGCGGAAGGCGGTTATCGTCTGGCGCGGCCCGCGGCGGAGATTTCTGTGGCGGATGTCATCGCCGCCATGGAAGGAGAATTGGCCATGACGGAATGTTGTGAAAGCAGCGGATTATGCGCGATCGATTCCCTCTGCGCCATGCGAGAAAACTGGCGAAAAATCAATAAAATGGTCCATGCGTTGCTGTCCAGATTTACTATACTTGATATGACGGGACCATTATTTATCAAAAACATTACTGAATACACGAGCGCAGGGTTGTCCGATGGCAAATAA